The genomic DNA CGCTGGCGATGCCTGCCAGTCAGCTCTTTTCGGGAatgctgacgcaggcccTGCGTACCGAtcccgcgctcggcgaggacgccGAGATGGAAAACGTCTCGGGGCCGTCGCGTGCGTGGTAGGCGCGGCCTGCCCTGTGTATGTCTATGTAACCCTATTGCCCCTGATGCATCCCATGCTCCGACCCACGATAGTAGTCGCTGACCAAGTAGAGACTGCCGCACACGACCACAATGTCGAGCGATGCAGAAGACTCGGATTTCGACGCAAGTGCCCATGCGAGGgcatcgcgcagcgcatcgcagGTGTGCACGCGATCCACCGGCAGGTCGgacgcgtgcagcgcctgggtGAGCTCGGCGGGGGGCGCCGGCTGCACCCACGGCATGCCCTCGACCGGCGTCGAAAAGgggacgaggccgacgcgctgcgacgTGCACTCCCACGCCCCGGCGCCACGCCGTGTGCCAAGCAACGCACGCAGCATTGCCGTCGCGTCTTTGCCTTTGGAAAAGGCCATGATCCACGTCAGCGACACGGTGACGGGGCGTGCCGCCATCGACGCGTAGGTATCCAGGCACTGGTCGAGGTACTGCCGTAACGCGATGGCCGACGCCTCGTTATGCGCACCGTCGAGTAGCAGGGGGGTATGTTGGCCGAGTGTCCGCCATTCGCTCCGGCCCTCCCAGTGGTAGTGCGCAAGGGCGCGCTGGACACGGGtctcgctcgccgcgtccccgccaaagaggcgcgtgcgtaTCGCATCGCGCAAGGCTTGGCGCGCGGGCGCACCGTCATCGGACGCGTGCGTGGTATCGTGCGCGATGCTCCAGAGGGTCTGTAGGGCCGTGGTGCACCCAgagaggcgcgcgagcgtcgcctcgagcgacacgtcgacgtgcgcgtcgaccggcgcagcgccgacggccgtgcCGGTCGCGTGCAGCGGAAACGAGAACGAGACAggcgcacgcagccgcgcgacaTCGCtgccggtcggcggcgtgccgcgtcGCACCGCGTCCCAAGGAAtgagcgcaggcgcgacACGTGCGTGCTTGTCGGAGCacgcctgctgcagcgactcgacgagcgccgcgtccgcgtTGGGCACGTTTGCTGTGGAAACGGAGCCGAGCATAccgacgcgctggtcggcgacgacgcacaGCCCATTTTCCTTGATAATCCCCGCCTTTTCGCGCGCAATGGCCGCGAGGCCGTGACCGAGCAGTCCTTCGTGGTCGCGTGCAATCGGGCAAATGACGCTCGCAAGGACGTTTTCGTCCGGAAAGACGTTGGTCGCATCCAGGCGCCCTCCCAAGCCGACCTCGATGAGCAGGACGTGGGGGCGCGTGTCGGGCGGCAGCATGGTAAACGCAAGCAGGGCCTGTGCAGTGAGCAGCTCAaacggcgtcgcgtggaTCGCATCCGACCCGCGTCCGCTCGCGTCCGCATCCGCCTGTGTAATTtgctgccgcgcacgctcccACGTCGGCCCGTcgatcggcacgccgcccgagacgcgcacgctgtcgcgcgcctcgacgaggtgggGGCTGTTGAAACGCcccgagcgcacgcccgcgccgtgcgtgagcagcgcgtcgaggtacgCCGTCGTGCTCCCCTTGCCGTTGGTCCCCGCGACGTGGATCACGGGAAACTTGGTGTGCGGCGagccgacgcggcgcaggagcgcctgcacacGGCTCAGCCCCAGGTCCATCCTCCACTTGATGGTCGTGCGCAGAGAACGGCCCGGACTCACGTGATCTCGCCCgttgtcgagcagcgcaaccATGTCGGGCTGGACGACGGTCTGGGTGCTGATTGTTGCGGTGATTATCGGGTCCGCTACGTGGGTGACCACGCCCAAGGGGCCGAACCAAGTGTAGGTTGATTGACTAATGCAGTCTGATCCGCTCGAGCGTTCTCCTGACGCTTTCCTGCTGCTACCTTATGTGGTTCTGTGTGTACATGGCACAGCTGCATCCCCTGATCCGTACGTGGCGTCTCTTACAGCAGAACCGAAGCGGTCGGATGTGCGTTTCTTTGACTAGTGTGCTGCTGtacgctgcagcgccgagcactGGTGCGACGTGCACGAGTCTTTTGTACCATACTATTCAATGCTGCATAACTACCCTGCCGTGGTCAAGTAATGCGTCTCGTCGCTGGCTTGATAGATATAGCCATCGTTGGCCAACTCGTCGATGGCGTCCCTGCTGTCAGTTATAGCACGTACTGCACCTGCGCAGGATCCGTGCTCTTGTTCCGCGCAAGGATCTGCGCGACGTCCACGCCTTCCGGCCAgtcgggcgcctcggcggcgatcgcctGGTAGATACGGCGttggagcggcgcaaggcgcgaCAGGTccgtcgacgtgctgtccgccgcagcggccgaCGTGTCGTCGTACGCAGACGCTTCGTGGCCACCGGCCGAGGGCTTGGTCGACTGCGTTAGCCAGGCAACGTACCGAGCCGCCCTTGGTCAGCTGAAGGTGCGTGTAGATTACTTCGAGCTGGTGGTACAGGTACTCGTTGCCGTCCTCCAGACGCGAGATGGACGCCGCCGTCACGCTGCGCTTGTTGTTGAACGACTTGATCTCGCCGAGGATGCGCACAAACTCGTTTGTTCTGCGTCAGCGAAAATACGCACTGGAACTCGTCGACCTTCGCGCCTTCATCCGCCGAGTTGTCGATCCActggcgcacgtcgagctggcccgtgccgtcgtcgagcgtgtacGAGACATTGGTCGCGTTGCGCGCAATGTTTTGGATCCACGCGACAAGCGTCACCTGGCTCAGCTCCGCATCGTCAAAGGTAAAGGGCGCATCCGAGTGCGGCTGCGACGCGTTGAGCACCTGGCGAATCGTCAcggggcgcagcgagttggtgccgacgcgctgggtAAGTGGGGAATACGTACACGACCCCCCTCCTGGCTGCCGttcgcgccgccgaagaAACCGCCCGTGTTTCCACCGCCAGTAGAATAGTTCTGCCCAAACGGATTTTCCGAATAGCCTGCATTAGCCGCACAACCTACCTTCCATCGTGGTGTTGGgtggcgccgcgtcgcgtcgcgcctcTGCTGACTCAGCCGGGCCTACCACGCCTTTTTATGCGGGGGCCGAAGCCAGGACCAgagggcggcgtgcgcgttCCCCCGGCGCtcccggcggcgctgcgcaaacACCAGCGCTTTTTGATTAcagagctgcgcaaggttTCAACAGAAACGCATACGCTGCACCGCCTATGGTACAAGAACCAGGCACAACTGCGGCACATGACCTGGTggcgacgcgtccggcccgtgcgccagctcgGCTGCCGCATCGCGACAGGGCCGCTGCGCGGGagtgtgccgcgcgcaggaAGCATGGGCTCGTCGCGTGGTGACGCGACCGAGtcggcgtacgtcgcgctggacgacgacgtgcaggtgctcggcactgagctgctccttgccctcgcgcaggcgtaCACGTCGCTGTGGGGCGAAGAGGCCAGTACATGGGAGAGCCTGCCGCGCTTtagcacgccgccgacgcatGCGGTAAAAAAGGGGCCGtttgtgcgtgcgctgcgcagggcGCGTGCGCTAAAAGAGGCagtcgaggagctcgagcggcgaTGCCGTGCGTGCTTCGTCGCGATCGAGGAGCATCTGAATACCCCACCCGCCCCGATGCACGCTGCGATCTCCATGACACTAATGAGCATCTGCGCGCACCTCGCAGCTGTCGCCCATGCGATGCTGCAGGGCGACGGAAACGAATCGCTCGCTCGGCTCTGCAGCCTGCTTGCTAGTCCAAACAAGGTAGAACGGTAGACACTATGGATGccacctcggcggcggacgaGGGAAGGGCATGCCTTCCGGGAGACGCGCAGGAAGAGGCAagggggcggcgcgccgcgcatcgtcgcccCCGAGACCGGGCATGGGACCCGGGGGGGGGAGgatcgggcggcgcagctcttCGCGTGGCGATAGGCTCGAACGACGCACTTCGTCGTGCAGCAGAGGATTGCGCACGGGATCGCGGACGTACCCCGGGCGATCGATCGGcagatgcggcgcacccgcAAACCCCATCGGTCGCTCGCCGGGGGGCATCGGCAGGTTCATCGGCCGCGGAACCGCCCGCTCGCCCGGAGGGATAGTCATTGGCCGCTCGCCCGGCGGGATGGTCATTGGCCTCTCGCCTGGGGGCAGAGTCATCGGCCGCTCGCCTGGGGGGATCGAGATTGGCCGTTCGCCAGGGGGAatcgacgtcggccgctCGCTCGGGAACGAcatcggcggccgcgcgatCGGAACGCCTGGCGCGTACCGCTCCTGCGGCCGCATAGGGAGTTGCGGCTCGCTTTCGGGACGGTATGGCCCGTCGCGGACCTCGGGCCGCTGCCACGCCGCTtcgagcgccatgcgcaagaggcgcgtgccgtcCAAGTCGTCCGGCGCCAAGCGGATCGTCGGTCCCAGGACCACCTGGCGGTCCGGCGAGAGCTGGCACACGATCGCATCGCCATTCCATCCCATGGCATACCGGTTCATCATCGCGTCGCttacgccgcggcgcagcaagTTGATGCGTCCTTGCAAATGGCGGTCGTGCTCCGGCGAGAGCTTGACGCGCTTCGCCGGTGGCTCCTGCGCTGGCTCGCTGGTCTTTTCCGACTGGACGAGCACCGCGGGCTCAAAGTGCACGAGGTGCAAGACGATCCGGCGCTCGTTTGTCCAGTGCTGCATGCGGTTCACCGGCTTGGTTTCCGAGCGCAGACTCGCCGGAAGATCCACGAAGAAGTTGGGCGGGAccggcggctgcggcgcggtcggcgtTGCGTCCTggatgcgcacctcggcatgGGGATagcgccggcgcagtcGCAGGCAGCACACCGGGCAGAACCACTTCTCCTGCAGGCTCTCGGGGTCATCGATGTACATGCAAGCATTGTGGAACCACAGCGAGCACTTGTCGCATTGCACCATCGTCCCTGTATCCGGCTGCCCACAGAAGCAGTGCACCGGTACATCGCCTTGGGGCGTCGGTGGCTTTTCTTCGCGGAAGgtgaggcgcgcgcgcttcgaacggcgcgcaggcgccttTGGAGGGGCCTCGGGCGCtttcggcgcctcgggcttcGCCTCTTtcacctcgcgctgcagatGGAAGGCGGGGatgagcgcatcgagcaccGACGGCACATTCTGCTTCGGCGTTGCGTCGGCAATgagcagcacgtcgactGGGCACCCGATTGCACGCCGCGTGACTTCGCGGATCAGCGGCGTGATCTCGACCTTGTCCGAGCGCGGCTCATTCACAAGCTCCGAGGGGAGTGCCCCGTGCCGGAAGCGCATCGTCACTGCGACACCAAACTCGACAGTAGCGCGGATCGCCGCTTGGAGGGCCGTGTAGTTGGACGGCAGGAAGCGGAACTTATCGCGCTGGAACGCCGCGTTCTGCAGAAGAGCGACCAGAGGAAGCTGCGAAACGGCATGGCGCGTCTGCAACAGGGGAAGCAGCTTGCTGGTATCGCAAAAGGGGCACTGCCACTGCCGGCCCAGGCCTTTGGGACGCAGGTCTAGGCACTTGAGATGGAAGGGCATCTCGCACGTCTTGCATGTCACGGTACGCTCACGCGACTTTTCAAAGCAGATGCagggcgcgggcgcgggcggctcGGGAGGCGTTtcgtccgccgcggcaggcTGTGTGCTGGTGGTTGCTGGCTCAGCGAGACCCGGGGTGCCGCTCTCTGAAGATCCCGAGGGAGCGGTCGTGGTATGATGGGTGCCGTTGGGGAGAACAGGCTCGGCAGGCTGCGGATCGGACGGGAcaggctcgggctcggccttgggctcGGGTTGGGAAGgctgcggctcgggctGCTGAGTGGGTGGGTGCCCGGgctggcgctcgggctGCGGAGCAGTCTgcggctcgagctgcgGAGCAGCCTCCGGAGCCGACGAGGACTCGGgctgcgacgcggacgGCTGTACAGGCTGCGACGCGGGCTGCGAGGGCTGCGACGCGGGCTCAGGTGCAGGCTGAGCAGGGTGTACCTCAGCCTGGGCAGGCTGCGACTCGGGCTGTACAGCCTGCGGCTCTGGCGCCACGGCCGGCTGCTCCGTCGGCGGCACAGCTGCCTCAGACGTGCCATTTTGCGACACTGGTGCGTCTCCATCCTCCATCTTGGCCCCACCGTTTGCCACtgcgtcggtgcgctgctgtTCCTCCGCGCGCACCTTTTCCTTCTGAAAGGCGGTATATTGTTCCCACTCCGTCAGCGCATTTGCTGCGGCTGCATTTCTCGTATGCTCGCAGAAGCGGCGTGCTAATTCGACGGGATCGCCGCCCTTGGCCTTGGGATGTGCCTTGCGCAGGATGCCCGCCAGCTCCTTGTTCCAGCGGTCGTGCAATGCGAtgccctcggcgaggtcctTGGCGAATGGCAGCTCGATCCGTGCTTCGgccgcatcggcgagcaccTGCCGGGCCTCGGAGAGGCGCGCGGGCTCCTCGGTCGTCGTCTGCAGCACCTGCGGCGATGGGTGCGTATGGTTATAGATATCCGTAACCACTTCGTGCCACTGTGCGGCCTTGTGCTGCAGTGCAGTAGCACGGCCACGCACTTCGCTCGACGTAGCCACGTTCGCCGgcacgtcgaggagctcgtcaaTGGCCGAGCGCTCAAATACGTGCGTGCCATCCAGGAGCGCCagggccgcgacgccccattcctcgccgcgctggcgccgctgcaAGAGCGATTGCACTtgcggcaggcgcacatCGATGCCGGCCtgctccgcctcggtgagcagctcgttgacctcctcgagcgtcagGAACTTTTCGCCGatgtcgtcgagctccgaGAACCACTTGGCATGCGCGATCCAGCGCCGCAGTGCCTCGACTTCGGGCACGTCGACCTGGAGGAGTGCGCCTTGGtccagcacgcgctcggcatcgtcgaTGCGATGGTGCGCATCCGAGGCCTGCGGATCAAGTGCAAGGAACGtcgccgagtcgcgcgTAAAGACGGCCATCTGCTCGACCACGCCTTCGAGGCTCGCAAactcgggcgcctcgaaCGGCAGCGAAGGCACTTCGGCACAGAGACGTAGCAGCGCTTCCGGCGAGCGGTCCTGCGTGCTCTCGGGAGGCGGTGGCgacggctcgcgcgcgcgtcctcTCCGCTTCGGTGCGTTTTCGCCGCGCTTCTGGCGGCGCGACAAGAAGACCTGCGCGCGTTGGACCCACGGCgtggcacgctcgaggaacgtctggagctgcgccatTTCCGGCATGGGAAACGCAATCTTTTCGCCTTCCTGGaccagcgtgcgcagcgtgcgcagcggtGGGCGGGGATGCTGGATCAGCAGCTTCTGCACGCGGTCCTGCCAGGACTGGGGAATCGACGCGCGCTCCGAGAGTTTGGTCGcctgcgtctcgaggtAGTTGTCTGGGAAGCGCAGGCGGAGCGTCCACTGGTCCTTGTCGCACGAAAACACCTCGGATGGATGTGCGAGGCATGCGACTTCCTTTGTATCGCGTGCCGTGACCTGGGCGAGGTAGCACAGTGTCTTGCAGTGCGCGCATTGGtactcggcctcgggccGGTCGTGCTccacgagctcctcggcgatgttttgcgcacgcagcgccgcgcgcgcctgcatcTCGCGGTCGACCATGTCGCGGTACGCGCTCTGGAGCCACACAGCCGTGCTCAGCTGCTGGTTGTGTAGCGCAATGGtcacgagcagctcgtcgtgcgaAAAGACGGGCTGGCGCGCAAAGGTCTGGTAGCGCTGCGCACATGCGAGTCCGTCCATTACCCAGTCGGGCAGTGCAAAGTTCACGGCCTCGTTCAGGTTGAAGCCGTGATTAAAGCCGGAGTGGTACGCCTTGGGAAAGGTGATTACAAACTCGTTTGGGCGCTGGTTGCACGCATACGTCCGCACGCCTTCGGCACGCGACAGCTCCGGCGACATCATCGtcacgagctgcagcaaGAGGTCCGGGCACGCCTCAAAGAGCTGgggcgcgatgcgctgcatgGCTGCCTCAAACTTGGCCGCGTCCGCGCCTGGGACGCCGTACCAGGTCTTGGTCGCGCCCCAGTGCTGGTAGTTCACCGAGTAGGTATAGTGGTCCTCGTTGTGCCAGCAGAATGCCGAAAACATCATGCCGAGGTAGATCCAGGGCACGGTCATTCCGCTAATCTCGGACTTGATGTACCGCAGCAAGGACGCGGGGAGGATCGGCAAATTGTTCAGGTTCcagccgctgcgtgcgtaGGGGTTCAGCGGCTGGCGCTccatcgtcggcgccgcgttgCCGTGCGTAGACGAGTGCACGTCTGCGCCGTactcgacgtcgaccagctcctGCGTGCTGTGCACCAGCCGCCAGAACTCGGCCTCGATCAAgtcttcgtcctcgagAAGCGTCGCGTCCGCATTGCTGCGCGTCGGAAGGCGCGCCCACTTTTCCGCATCCtcaggcgcgccgtgcttgctcgcacgcgccgcccaggCACGCTGGAAGGCGGCACACCGCTGCCAGAAGCTGTGCAGCGAGTGCGTCTCGCCATCGTCAAAGCCAAAGTCGCCACCTGTTCCAACCAGGCACGCGGAGCACACCCAGTCGCCACGAGGGGCGTgcgccagcggcggcgtgagGCACCCGAGGTGGAAATGCTTCTCACAGTCGCTGCACTGCACACGCGCCTCGTTGTCCGACACGCGACACACGTCGCACGCCGTGTCGTCGACAGGCGCTGTGGGCACAGGAGCGGTGGGCCGCCGGCCTTTGGCGTGCACGAGGTACTCTTCGAACGGCGCAATGAGGCGTGCATACACGTTCTTCAGCGTGGCTGCATGCGCCTCGTCATACCCCATCGCCTCCGCAACGGCGGGCCACTCGGggccgctgctcgccgctccggcgtgcgccgcctgtgcggcgcgcttgaGTGCGTGCAGGTCGAGGGCGCGGCCGTGGAGGAAAGGGACATTCACCTTGCCGTGCCCTTGCTGTGCGTGgaactgctcgagctgctcgcggtAGTTTTGCGAGACGCGCCCTTCGGCACTTAGCTCGTTGAGGCGTTGGACTCGTGTGCGGAAGCGAAAGGTCTGCTCGTCTGCGACAAAGTCCATCTTCCAGCCCTCTGGGGGAACGATCTTGACGATACCGTACTCGACGCCGTTCCCGCCACTCGGGCTCGCGGTCCACTCGATGTACTGGAGAGGGTCCTGGAACTCATCCCACGTCGGATAGAACGTCGGCGCTTCTTCCAGGCCAAAGAcgcgcggctgcgtgcgcgATACGTGCCGCGGTGTCGTGGCAGATGTCGCAatcggcgcaggagcgccgtcCGCCTGGGCGGCATTCATATAGTCGTACACGAGTGGGGGGAGGCGGGGCATGCGCGCTGCCTTGCGTGTTGCATGTCGTTGTGCAGAGGGGCCGGTCGACGATGCATCCGAGGCTCCATCAATGGCACCGCGCGCCATCGCAGAGAGGGCCTGTGTCTTGCTCTTCCGCTcggaccgcgccgcctcggcctcgcgctggaggACCTCAGAGTCGACACCGTCGACGTACTTGCCGAGATCGCGGCACGAGATgagctcgggcgcacgccgtgggCGGCTGGCACGGGGCGGCGTCGTATGCGGCTCGCGCTTTATGGCAGAGCGGCGGGGGGAGGCTGCGGGGGGAGTGTTCTCGGTCGGTTCGAGCTTAACGGCATCAGGCATCGGCTCCGTGCCGCCGGTAGCGCTCACGCCGACCGACACGCTCATCGCTCAGCGATCAGCAAAGTGTCGCGCAGGGAgtgcgcacgagcaggATACGGGCGACAAGCAGCTGCGGCGGACcgagcgactcgctcgccgagatcgtGTGCAAAGACAACGTGGAGGTCCACGAACCGTCGGCGCTCCGCGGCTGGCCAGGTGTGGTTTTGCGCAGATGGGGCGATAGATAGAAGGGCGTACCTATGGGTGCTGGAGCTATCGACAGGGAAGATACAAGGAGCAGGCGGGATCTACGGCAGGATCAGGAGGCGTGGGAGGGTCTTGCTAAGAAGCCCTGCGGAAAACACACGCAAAAGATCGGGTCGGGACTTGGACAGACGTACCGTAATCCTTCCCCTCTGGCCCCATAACGGCCCACAGGCACTACGAcagccgcacgccgcccccCACCGGCGGCGTCCCCTCGGCCCCTCGCCTCGTCCACGCTGACCATGGAAGTCACGTGCACGTCACGGACCggcggcgatcgacgcgcggcCTAAGCGGTGCGATTGCCACGACGCTGCCTTGGCACTATGGTATGTGCATTTGCGTGAATTGCTTACCCTACAGGGACAGGCTCCGAGCGGAGGTGCCCCCGGGCGTGGCCCGAACAAGGACAAGGTACGTGCCTGCCCTAACCGCAGAAAAAAGACCAGCCGAAAAAGTGGGAGCCGCCACTGCCTACGCGTGTGGGCAAGAGGAAGAAGCACtccgaggcggcggtgaAGCTGCCTGCTGTGTACCCCACTACGCGCTGTCGCCTCAAGCTGCTGAAGCTGGAGCGCATCAAGGATCACCTCCTGCTTGAGGAGGAGTTTGTGATGAACCAAGACCGCCTGAAGCCCAAGGACGACCGCGATGCAGAGGAGCGTACGCGTGTCGATGATCTGCGCGGCAGCCCCATGGCTGTCGGTACACTCGAGGAGATCATtgacgacgagcacgcaattgtgagcagctcgacgggTCCGGAGTACTATGTGAGCATCATGAGCTTCGTCGACAAGGACCTGCTGGAGCCGGGCTGCAGTGTGCTGCTGCACCACAAGGCGATGGCGGTTGTCGGTGTGCTCTCCGAGGACACCGACCCGATGGTCAGCGTCATGAagctcgacaaggcgcCGATGGAGACCTACGCGGACGTCGGTggtctcgagcagcagaTCCAGGAGATCAAGGAGTCGGTCGAGCTGCCGCTTACCCACCCCGAGCTGTACGAAGAGATGGGTATCCGCCCCCCGAAGGGTGTCATCCTCTACGGTGTGCCGGGTACCGGTAAGACGCTCTTGGCCAAGGCTGTTGCGAACCagacctcggcgacgttCTTGCGCGTG from Malassezia japonica chromosome 1, complete sequence includes the following:
- the RPT2 gene encoding ATPase of 26S proteasome regulatory subunit 4 (COG:O; EggNog:ENOG503NUR9); this encodes MKKDQPKKWEPPLPTRVGKRKKHSEAAVKLPAVYPTTRCRLKLLKLERIKDHLLLEEEFVMNQDRLKPKDDRDAEERTRVDDLRGSPMAVGTLEEIIDDEHAIVSSSTGPEYYVSIMSFVDKDLLEPGCSVLLHHKAMAVVGVLSEDTDPMVSVMKLDKAPMETYADVGGLEQQIQEIKESVELPLTHPELYEEMGIRPPKGVILYGVPGTGKTLLAKAVANQTSATFLRVVGSELIQKYLGDGPKLVRELFRVADEHAPSIVFIDEVDAVGSKRYDSSSGGEREIQRTLLELLNQLDGFDSRHDVKVIMATNKIESLDPALIRPGRIDRKIEFPLPDQKTKIRMNLDPDVNLEEFVAMKDDLSGADIKSLTTEAGLLALRERRMRVTKKDFSTARERVIDRKNEGTPEGLYL
- a CDS encoding uncharacterized protein (COG:K; EggNog:ENOG503NTX1), with the protein product MGPEGKDYAMSVSVGVSATGGTEPMPDAVKLEPTENTPPAASPRRSAIKREPHTTPPRASRPRRAPELISCRDLGKYVDGVDSEVLQREAEAARSERKSKTQALSAMARGAIDGASDASSTGPSAQRHATRKAARMPRLPPLVYDYMNAAQADGAPAPIATSATTPRHVSRTQPRVFGLEEAPTFYPTWDEFQDPLQYIEWTASPSGGNGVEYGIVKIVPPEGWKMDFVADEQTFRFRTRVQRLNELSAEGRVSQNYREQLEQFHAQQGHGKVNVPFLHGRALDLHALKRAAQAAHAGAASSGPEWPAVAEAMGYDEAHAATLKNVYARLIAPFEEYLVHAKGRRPTAPVPTAPVDDTACDVCRVSDNEARVQCSDCEKHFHLGCLTPPLAHAPRGDWVCSACLVGTGGDFGFDDGETHSLHSFWQRCAAFQRAWAARASKHGAPEDAEKWARLPTRSNADATLLEDEDLIEAEFWRLVHSTQELVDVEYGADVHSSTHGNAAPTMERQPLNPYARSGWNLNNLPILPASLLRYIKSEISGMTVPWIYLGMMFSAFCWHNEDHYTYSVNYQHWGATKTWYGVPGADAAKFEAAMQRIAPQLFEACPDLLLQLVTMMSPELSRAEGVRTYACNQRPNEFVITFPKAYHSGFNHGFNLNEAVNFALPDWVMDGLACAQRYQTFARQPVFSHDELLVTIALHNQQLSTAVWLQSAYRDMVDREMQARAALRAQNIAEELVEHDRPEAEYQCAHCKTLCYLAQVTARDTKEVACLAHPSEVFSCDKDQWTLRLRFPDNYLETQATKLSERASIPQSWQDRVQKLLIQHPRPPLRTLRTLVQEGEKIAFPMPEMAQLQTFLERATPWVQRAQVFLSRRQKRGENAPKRRGRAREPSPPPPESTQDRSPEALLRLCAEVPSLPFEAPEFASLEGVVEQMAVFTRDSATFLALDPQASDAHHRIDDAERVLDQGALLQVDVPEVEALRRWIAHAKWFSELDDIGEKFLTLEEVNELLTEAEQAGIDVRLPQVQSLLQRRQRGEEWGVAALALLDGTHVFERSAIDELLDVPANVATSSEVRGRATALQHKAAQWHEVVTDIYNHTHPSPQVLQTTTEEPARLSEARQVLADAAEARIELPFAKDLAEGIALHDRWNKELAGILRKAHPKAKGGDPVELARRFCEHTRNAAAANALTEWEQYTAFQKEKVRAEEQQRTDAVANGGAKMEDGDAPVSQNGTSEAAVPPTEQPAVAPEPQAVQPESQPAQAEVHPAQPAPEPASQPSQPASQPVQPSASQPESSSAPEAAPQLEPQTAPQPERQPGHPPTQQPEPQPSQPEPKAEPEPVPSDPQPAEPVLPNGTHHTTTAPSGSSESGTPGLAEPATTSTQPAAADETPPEPPAPAPCICFEKSRERTVTCKTCEMPFHLKCLDLRPKGLGRQWQCPFCDTSKLLPLLQTRHAVSQLPLVALLQNAAFQRDKFRFLPSNYTALQAAIRATVEFGVAVTMRFRHGALPSELVNEPRSDKVEITPLIREVTRRAIGCPVDVLLIADATPKQNVPSVLDALIPAFHLQREVKEAKPEAPKAPEAPPKAPARRSKRARLTFREEKPPTPQGDVPVHCFCGQPDTGTMVQCDKCSLWFHNACMYIDDPESLQEKWFCPVCCLRLRRRYPHAEVRIQDATPTAPQPPVPPNFFVDLPASLRSETKPVNRMQHWTNERRIVLHLVHFEPAVLVQSEKTSEPAQEPPAKRVKLSPEHDRHLQGRINLLRRGVSDAMMNRYAMGWNGDAIVCQLSPDRQVVLGPTIRLAPDDLDGTRLLRMALEAAWQRPEVRDGPYRPESEPQLPMRPQERYAPGVPIARPPMSFPSERPTSIPPGERPISIPPGERPMTLPPGERPMTIPPGERPMTIPPGERAVPRPMNLPMPPGERPMGFAGAPHLPIDRPGYVRDPVRNPLLHDEVRRSSLSPREELRRPILPPPGPMPGLGGDDARRAAPLPLPARLPEGMPFPRPPPRWHP
- the FOL3_1 gene encoding dihydrofolate synthase (COG:H; EggNog:ENOG503NU4B) produces the protein MDLGLSRVQALLRRVGSPHTKFPVIHVAGTNGKGSTTAYLDALLTHGAGVRSGRFNSPHLVEARDSVRVSGGVPIDGPTWERARQQITQADADASGRGSDAIHATPFELLTAQALLAFTMLPPDTRPHVLLIEVGLGGRLDATNVFPDENVLASVICPIARDHEGLLGHGLAAIAREKAGIIKENGLCVVADQRVGMLGSVSTANVPNADAALVESLQQACSDKHARVAPALIPWDAVRRGTPPTGSDVARLRAPVSFSFPLHATGTAVGAAPVDAHVDVSLEATLARLSGCTTALQTLWSIAHDTTHASDDGAPARQALRDAIRTRLFGGDAASETRVQRALAHYHWEGRSEWRTLGQHTPLLLDGAHNEASAIALRQYLDQCLDTYASMAARPVTVSLTWIMAFSKGKDATAMLRALLGTRRGAGAWECTSQRVGLVPFSTPVEGMPWVQPAPPAELTQALHASDLPVDRVHTCDALRDALAWALASKSESSASLDIVVVCGSLYLVSDYYRGSEHGMHQGQ
- the ssb2 gene encoding Replication factor A protein 2 (COG:L; EggNog:ENOG503P0CR) — encoded protein: MEGYSENPFGQNYSTGGGNTGGFFGGANGSQEGGRRVGTNSLRPVTIRQVLNASQPHSDAPFTFDDAELSQVTLVAWIQNIARNATNVSYTLDDGTGQLDVRQWIDNSADEGAKVDEFQTNEFVRILGEIKSFNNKRSVTAASISRLEDGNEYLYHQLEVIYTHLQLTKGGSSTKPSAGGHEASAYDDTSAAAADSTSTDLSRLAPLQRRIYQAIAAEAPDWPEGVDVAQILARNKSTDPAQVQYVL
- a CDS encoding uncharacterized protein (EggNog:ENOG503PMES) gives rise to the protein MRGPKPGPEGGVRVPPALPAALRKHQRFLITELRKVSTETHTLHRLWYKNQAQLRHMTWWRRVRPVRQLGCRIATGPLRGSVPRAGSMGSSRGDATESAYVALDDDVQVLGTELLLALAQAYTSLWGEEASTWESLPRFSTPPTHAVKKGPFVRALRRARALKEAVEELERRCRACFVAIEEHLNTPPAPMHAAISMTLMSICAHLAAVAHAMLQGDGNESLARLCSLLASPNKVER
- the VMA9 gene encoding H(+)-transporting V0 sector ATPase subunit e (SECRETED:SignalP(1-19); EggNog:ENOG503P6UN; COG:S; TransMembrane:2 (o6-24i31-54o)) gives rise to the protein MSGWTTVWVLIVAVIIGSATWVTTPKGPNQVLIRSSVLLTLSCCYLMWFCVYMAQLHPLIQPKRSDVRFFD